A genomic window from Octopus sinensis unplaced genomic scaffold, ASM634580v1 Contig13674, whole genome shotgun sequence includes:
- the LOC118761451 gene encoding 28S ribosomal protein S35, mitochondrial-like: MGAPSKLGDRTLPTYRETTEMLKIPNFFHLTPKHIQKQCEKLKGRCPTRKQNYEYLKYVLVVLYMESLVRVLSLWQKRDTWESECAFEDRETFEWADSPSARQMGKYKQVVDRVFTLLLQQKVDQSVEEMYSGAVTALHNDGESPLTLENYRKAVELLYTSIQN, from the exons ATGGGAGCTCCCAGCAAACTCGGGGATCGAACGTTGCCCACGTATCGAGAAACGACAGAAATgctaaaaatcccaaatttcttCCATttgacacccaaacatatacagaaacaatGCGAGAAACTCAAAGGTCG GTGTCCAACTCGGAAACAGAACTACGAATATCTGAAATATGTCCTGGTTGTGCTTTACATGGAATCCCTGGTGAGAGTCCTCTCATTATGGCAGAAAAGGGACACATGGGAGAGTGAGTGTGCCTTTGAGGACAGAGAGACCTTCGAATGGGCGGATAGTCCGTCAGCACGACAAATGGGCAAGTATAAACAAGTCGTGGACAGGGTGTTTACGTTGTTATTACAGCAGAAAGTGGATCAGAGTGTAGAGGAGATGTACTCTGGTGCAGTCACTGCTCTCCACAACGATGGGGAGAGTCCACTTACTTTGGAGAACTACAGGAAGGCAGTCGAATTGTTGTACACGTCAATTCAGAACTGA
- the LOC115229794 gene encoding sorbitol dehydrogenase-like, which translates to MCHTLDVVEDKVEFAKKHGADCGVVVRRGESPTQISDRVVQELGGMADVSIDCCGISSSIETLVNVFFTFFNSGHYSWRCSNFGWVIVSGGFHLHLKHCLEVFGSQGIHKYLQLVSSCDLFCSYPKAIDLIQSGKIDVSFLITHRYSIDQYQKAFDNLSAGIGFKTVINL; encoded by the coding sequence ATGTGTCATACTTTAGACGTTGTCGAAGATAAGGTCGAGTTTGCCAAAAAACACGGGGCAGATTGTGGAGTGGTCGTTCGTCGAGGCGaatcaccaacacaaattagTGACCGTGTTGTCCAGGAGTTGGGAGGAATGGCGGACGTCTCGATTGACTGTTGTGGCATTAGTTCGAGCATTGAAACCCTCGTCAATGTATTCTTTACATTTTTCAATTCAGGCCACTATTCCTGGAGGTGTTCTAACTTTGGTTGGGTTATCGTCTCGGGGGGATTCCATCTCCACCTCAAACATTGTCTGGAAGTATTTGGAAGTCAAGGGATTCATAAATACTTACAATTGGTATCAAGTTGTGACTTATTCTGCAGTTACCCCAAGGCTATAGATCTTATTCAGTCGGGAAAGATTGATGTTTCGTTTCTTATTACCCACCGATATTCCATCGACCAATATCAAAAGGCATTTGATAACTTGTCTGCAGGAATAGGATTCAAAACGGtcattaatttataa